In a single window of the Podarcis raffonei isolate rPodRaf1 chromosome 14, rPodRaf1.pri, whole genome shotgun sequence genome:
- the LOC128401884 gene encoding E3 SUMO-protein ligase ZBED1-like: protein MDSNQRTSLGTSTHVSDLIGTGRELLPSELPTLRDVMRLYVTHHRRSLNCPEYHHLVAKPKTKSAVWVHFGLPADESDRVVIDNIAICKICLNSVSAKGGNTSNLSSHLKFHHPLKFRELTSPSRDISVDSCNEADDPPVATTVSAAEPAVTVAENPKKRLKTTLDVQPLSSKAPKSCTQAIIEYVATCMQSYDTVDHPKFIQMVNTLNPRYKLPSRKYFATKGVPKLYNDTVEKMKREVSRIKDTELVITTDCWTSVAGTQFLAVTVHFISDEWKLTNAFLGCKHILKDHNSDNLCEMLTDTLSEWGIDVKNIFCSTTDNGTNIVKVVRQLGLEHVSCFAHNITVGVNRALNLTQLKKAVTRLKNLQNSISHSWKMRRDFARSQEILQMEKVSLPSACPTIWWSTFKLCQTFLENKSALSEMFLGYPSKNHLMLEECDISAIQDFVSATTVLEDITTTLSGSNDITASSVLPLYRQIKKSLQPDEGDSMLLQDIKHEILGALSEKYESAPMTTTLGLASLCDPRFRLRFLEAPEAVRQEAIKKMADLNGSLCAASTEPSTPPPQPKKGLAKIFDLEEEEDDLAEDGLAPLSELKAEKELRSYMAMPRVDFDECPLMWWKAHEASFPMLKVLAKRFLAIPGTSVPCESVFSTAGSALQRQRASLLPENAEMQIFLAKNVNFV from the exons ATGGATTCTAACCAGAGAACAAGTCTTGGGACATCCACTCACGTGAGCGATCTAATTGGAACTGGCAGAGAATTGTTGCCCTCTGAACTCCCAACTCTGCGAGACGTTATGAG ATTATATGTAACTCATCATCGCCGTTCTTTGAATtgtcctgaataccaccatttggtagccaagcccaaAACCAAAAGTGCCGTTTGggtgcattttggcttgcctgctgatgaaaGTGACCGTGTGGTGATTGATAATATCGCCATTTGTAAGATATGTTTGAATTCGGTATCTGCGAAAGGCGGAAACACCTCAAATCTAAGTAGCCACCTCAAGTTTCACCACCCACTGAAATTTAGGGAGTTGACTTCTCCATCAAGAGACATTTCTGTCGATTCGTGTAATGAAGCTGATGATCCTCCAGTTGCAACAACAGTTAGTGCTGCTGAGCCTGCAGTAACAGTTGCAGAAAATCCTAAAAAACGGCTGAAAACAACATTGGATGTTCAACCGCTCAGTTCAAAGGCACCGAAATCTTGTACTCAGGCAATCATAGAGTATGTGGCTACGTGCATGCAGTCTTACGACACAGTGGACCACCCAAAATTTATCCAGATGGTTAACACTCTAAACCCAAGATATAAGTTGCCCAGCAGAAAATACTTTGCAACCAAAGGAGTTCCAAAACTGTACAATGACACTGTGGAGAAAATGAAGAGAGAAGTAAGCCGGATAAAGGATACTGAGCTGGTCATCACTACTGATTGCTGGACATCAGTAGCAGGCACTCAATTTTTGGCAGTGACTGTACATTTCATATCAGATGAGTGGAAGTTGACTAATGCTTTCTTGGGCTGTAAACATATTTTGAAGGACCACAACTCAGATAATCTTTGTGAAATGCTCACAGACACATTATCGGAATGGGGCATAGATGTAAAGAATATATTTTGCAGTACTACTGATAACGGTACAAATATTGTAAAAGTAGTTAGGCAGCTTGGTTTAGAGCACGTTTCCTGCTTTGCCCACAATATAACTGTTGGGGTTAACCGAGCTTTAAACTTGACACAGCTGAAAAAGGCAGTTACAAGACTGAAAAACCTGCAGAATAGCATTAGCCATAGTTGGAAAATGAGAAGAGACTTTGCCAGATCTCAAGAGATACTTCAGATGGAGAAAGTTAGTTTGCCAAGTGCTTGTCCCACAATATGGTGGAGCACATTTAAGCTCTGCCAAACGTTTCTTGAAAACAAAAGTGCATTAAGTGAGATGTTTCTGGGTTACCCCTCCAAAAACCATTTGATGTTGGAAGAGTGTGATATCTCTGCTATACAAGACTTTGTGTCTGCAACTACTGTGTTAGAGGACATCACCACGACTCTAAGTGGAAGCAATGATATCACTGCTTCATCTGTTCTGCCGCTTTATAGACAAATTAAGAAAAGTCTTCAGCCTGATGAGGGAGACAGTATGCTGCTGCAGGATATTAAACATGAAATTTTGGGTGCACTGTCAGAAAAGTATGAAAGTGCACCTATGACAACCACTTTAGGTCTAGCTTCGCTGTGTGACCCAAGGTTTCGCCTGCGGTTCTTGGAGGCTCCTGAGGCTGTCAGGCAGGAGGCCATAAAGAAGATGGCAGACTTGAATGGGAGTCTGTGTGCTGCTTCTACGGAGCCCAGTACTCCGCCTCCTCAGCCAAAAAAAGGGTTGGCGAAAATTTTTGAtttagaggaggaagaggatgaccTGGCAGAAGATGGATTAGCACCGTTGTCTGAACTGAAAGCAGAAAAAGAGCTAAGAAGCTATATGGCTATGCCAAGAGTGGACTTTGATGAATGCCCTCTGATGTGGTGGAAGGCACATGAGGCATCCTTCCCAATGTTGAAGGTGCTTGCAAAGAGGTTTCTGGCTATCCCAGGAACAAGTGTGCCGTGTGAAAGTGTTTTCAGCACAGCTGGCAGTGCTCTTCAAAGACAAAGGGCATCTCTGTTGCCAGAGAATGCTGAAATGCAGATTTTCCTGGCCAAAAATGTAAATTTTGTTTAA